From Patescibacteria group bacterium, a single genomic window includes:
- a CDS encoding GNAT family N-acetyltransferase, translating into MTIFDITEGKLNISDNFEQIIQFYVAKNYGDPKFVKNFLSNSDCIFIYKAGKNIVGAIRTISDKTRFVYLVDLFVGKKFRGQGIGTSLLKKACAYYSNLKVCRIWINTDPADANLPEFYTKAGFKKFAGSEVFYFS; encoded by the coding sequence ATGACTATCTTCGATATTACTGAGGGAAAACTAAATATCTCAGATAATTTTGAACAGATTATTCAATTTTATGTGGCAAAAAACTACGGAGATCCAAAATTTGTAAAAAATTTTTTATCAAATTCCGATTGTATTTTTATCTATAAAGCCGGAAAAAATATCGTTGGGGCAATACGCACTATCTCAGACAAAACAAGATTTGTTTATCTTGTAGATCTTTTTGTCGGTAAGAAATTTAGAGGACAGGGGATTGGCACCAGTCTTTTAAAAAAGGCTTGTGCTTACTATTCAAACTTAAAGGTTTGTCGCATTTGGATAAATACCGATCCCGCAGATGCAAATTTACCTGAATTTTACACAAAAGCAGGTTTTAAAAAGTTCGCAGGTTCGGAAGTCTTTTATTTTTCCTAG
- a CDS encoding thioredoxin domain-containing protein has translation MKNAGNWIILIIIIILIAGGVILALPNKSKGPESTDESPQSSDIKNDESLIYRDDAAHIGSVDAKVKIVVFSDYLCPYCKSLHETLKSIVAAHPNDVVMYHRTFIIHQQAVIMAKAAEAANKQDKFDQADDAIFESYQTGDQTTMDAMAKSIGLDITKFDSDLNSSEVQNIIDKDNSDAQALNLGGTPSVFLNGQYVEDPSTIPSQIDTLLK, from the coding sequence ATGAAAAATGCTGGTAATTGGATAATTCTTATAATAATTATAATTTTGATCGCCGGTGGAGTGATTCTTGCACTTCCAAACAAGAGCAAAGGTCCCGAAAGTACAGACGAAAGCCCCCAAAGCAGTGACATAAAAAATGATGAATCTTTAATTTATCGTGATGATGCCGCCCACATAGGATCGGTTGACGCAAAGGTGAAAATTGTAGTTTTTTCTGATTATCTCTGCCCTTATTGCAAAAGCCTACACGAAACACTGAAATCTATTGTCGCTGCCCATCCGAATGATGTAGTAATGTATCACCGCACTTTTATCATTCACCAACAGGCCGTGATCATGGCAAAAGCTGCTGAGGCTGCAAATAAGCAGGACAAATTCGATCAAGCAGACGATGCAATTTTTGAAAGCTATCAAACCGGTGACCAGACAACAATGGATGCTATGGCCAAATCAATCGGGCTTGATATTACAAAATTCGATTCAGATCTAAACAGCTCAGAAGTCCAGAATATTATTGACAAAGATAATTCCGATGCCCAGGCATTAAATCTTGGTGGAACACCAAGCGTATTTTTGAATGGCCAATATGTTGAAGACCCAAGTACTATTCCTTCGCAAATTGATACACTTTTGAAATAA